AACTTATGAATGTGCATTGAATTTTCGGCAAATTTGCAAAGCTGTCATTATTGCACAGAAAGTTAAGCCAGCGATACAGAAATCTCTTCTATGTGCCAAGACAGAATGAAGGTAGGACGAGGCAGAAACAGCAAAAAGGGCCAAGGAGGCAACATAAAAAGACGGATGACATTGTACCCAGATAATTTGAACTTATGATTATGTTAATCAGTCCAATGGTATTATAAAGAATAATCTAGTTGTGAATACCTTGACAATTTTCACCAGTGTTCTAACTTattttaaaaggaaaacaaaatccAATTTATATCGTTATATCATCTTCTTCAAAAATATCTACAGGTAAtgcataaaacatatatttaagaaTATCCTATAATTTATTTCTGTTAtgattgtttaaaacaaataaagtggtgcgttaaataaaaaagtttcatttttaaaattatttttatttaacttgtcATATTTTTGTAGAAACTTGAACAGAATGTTACCACACAAAGCTTAATGCCCATATTCCCACTATCAGCAGGAGGTTGAGTGGCATTTTCATCCACATTTCGCCTTATTACATTCTTATGCAAAAAAAGAATGAGGTTGATTTACATGCccgtgtgtatttcgaagtttatttaTGGGTCCATCAACCTCTTCGTAGAGTGCATCTATTGGGTGGctctgcccctgtgacctttcagggaaaGATATAATTTTGATCTAAATAAGTCAGAGAACGGTGTCCAATAGGACCTTAATGTTCCGGGGTATATATTTTCATATGTAGCTCATCACATGGGTAGTTTAGATGTCACCTTTCGACATCTAAGGAGCTCtgaaatattgtattatacaGAGATAGCCTTGCATCTTTTATAAAGTAATCAGGATACCACATATGTGATTACtattatttagttacaaggaACAATATGCTATGTATTTCACctgattatgttttatttttatgtatactACATGCTATATTTAATGATTGCGATAAGATCGCGTTCACTTGTTTTTAAATCTGAAAGCTGACCCTCTTGAGATCCATCCTAGCACTTGGTCATTATGTCCGTTCCCCAAATTGCCTACTTGACTCGAACACATAAGAATTTCAGTGAGCTATTTTTGGTTGCTAAGTTTTGTAGTTTTCTTTTACACTTCATATATTATGTCAGGTAGGGTTAAAGATGTTCCTGCTTTTAGTTCTTGTAAAGCGCTGAGTGagtttgatattataaaatagtttgaccATTCATGTGTTTCTATTTCGTTAAGCCATGTTATATCGCTGTTAATTATTTCCACTTCACATGTGAATACTGTAAGttgcttttatattttactttGCTATTGTGGATGATGGCATTTTGAGGGTTAAATACTATATAGATGGCGCCGCCTAATTTTGTGTCAGCTCTTATGTTGTGTCTGTGGATTACTTTACGATTAATTTAAGTATGTGATCTTTTGAATTGCATTTGCTCCCAAACTAGGCCTATTGATACCTGATTCACAACATTTTAATACCCTTATACACATCATCTGCAGAATGTTGAGTTGGGTTTAGTTGCATGTTCGTCCCCTCTGTGCATAATGTTCTTCCACACTGCAATTTTATCAGACCCGGACCAAGCCGTCAGTGTCCTTGATACGTTATAATTGCCCATATAGATTTGAGATAACTACATGTATGACAAATACCTTATGTTGGGATTTGCCCAAAGTGGTCTGTTGTTGTTTGGTGTTGTATTGAATGTGCACAGTGTCAGGGGCAGGTTCATTCTCctaacagagttgtcgttcgtgcctcaacatataTGAACGCAATGAACTGCAGTGTAAGAGAGTGGGGCAGgttcaacctccgcgcagagatttgacgggaaccagcagaGCAGAATCAAATTGAATTGTATGTGagtgcaaggaacgacaactctgcgtggagattggggcAGGTtatctaaaatatattttgatgttgGTGCAATGTCACCTACCCGAGTATTTGTTTAACGTATTTTATTTTATCGATACAAAAATGCTTAAACTAatgtaattatgtaaattatTAAATCTTAAGATGATTACTTCACAAATATTCggaaaatgtattgatattttgaAAAAGTGTTAGTTCCCATGAACCACTAGTTTCGCCATTTTGAAAAAACGGTAACCGTCCAATTCTTTTCGGATAAGCTAGTAATTAATACATTTTGTACTTGTTTGCTGCAATTTCATATGAGTACAATAAATTTATGATAGAAATAAGTGAAATGTGTaactaaatgataataatatccatatattcatatttattttcgcATTTATTGTGGGTGGGGgatttgttattgtttacaattaCAAATAACAAAAGAAACATATTGCCAAATTTGGCAAAGTCCATATGAAACAGATATTCATATTAATCCTGTCTGACTAGATGACAAACTGTTAGCGTAAATTTAAAGCTTTAAGTAATTTATTCCATATATATTTAAGAGTTTGGTTGATTATTTGAAATTGAATGTAAACAGATATGTCTGGACAAGTTCACAAACAAGAGGATTAAATGTTGGTATATCAGAACAAAGAATTATTATTGCCTTACATTCAGTTATTGATGAAGGTAGTATTATCTTTATTAATCAAGCTCtcttttagtaaaaataaaacacatttgatTTAATGAATGAAAGTAGGTGGACTGCATTAAGTACATGGAGTACATATGAAGttggttgtttttgaaaataatgtttgtaacatttaataaaaaaaaagttctgcCTAAGTTTCTACAAATAAATGCTACATTTTTTCATTAATTACTGtgaaattttatttcacaattgtGCTTTTTTGTAGTCTCTGACTTGAAGATGTAATCAGAAAATGAAGAGGACTTGGCTCATCGTTCAACTAATTGCCTAATCTTAAAAGTTTCACCAGCATCATCATTATGGATCCAGAATATGAAAAACGCCTACTTAGACAACAAAATGGTGGTTCACCTTACTCCTCTCCATATTCATCAGTAAGATattactgtgttttttttataatgcacTTAGGTATTAAACTTTTAATGATCTGTAACAAGTTTATTTGAAAGGAATAATTATAATCAAGATTCGcatgtttatcttaataataaGTTTATAATGATAAAAAGAAAGTATCTTTGAGTTTCATTAAGTAAAAATACTGGAGTGTCCGCTTTTTTTCACTTGctatgaaataataataacaaacacaaataaaaattgcATGACTGTTGATATTTTGAGAGAATGTTACCACAGTCAaagttatttgtttgtttttgctttaATACTCTGTTCATTTTCTTCAGCCATTGTCGCTTAGTCCGGGAAGCCCACTATCATCACCTAGTAAAGACAAATATGGTGACAGATTTATACCAGCGAGGGCAGGGGCAGCATGGCATATcaactttaatttaaatacagTTAGTGTTATACATTATTAGATAAATActatatgttaaagaaaaaaCATAAAGGTATGTCACTGGAGTTCATATCTTACTCAGGGACCCTTTCAAATTTGAACTAAAGAACTAGAACCAGTGAAATATTTGAAAGTTTCTTAACTTTTTTGACACAAACTTTGCAATGGTGAAGATAGCTGTATATGGTGTGTAAAAAGACGAAAAAAGCACCTCAATCTTTACAACTTGAAACATACATTTCACTTAAATGCATTCATTAGGGTACCAATATCATGTATTTATTAGTTTCATTTTTAATGAACGATCTTTATTTTAATGTCAGGAAAGTCCCAGGCAGTCCCCAGTTGCCAGTAGGAAGGCAAGGGAGGTTGCCAACGACCAGGCAAAAGATGGGCTGGCCTACAACTGTCTCCTGAAGAATGAGCTCCTCTCAGCCGGCATTGAAGATCTGAAGGTAACTAAAGCTGTAATGATATTTATCAGGGATTTCTGTGAGGTCTTTTGTTCCCAGTCAGTATATGGAAATTATTAAGATCTGATGTGTTAGCTCTTGTTCATTTAATTTACTTTTGATGCAATTATATTGTTTGCTCAATCATCACAGGgtgtaaaaaaatgaaatcactgcagtaaattgaatttttaaaataattcaaaagcAATTTCagtagacgcagaatcctgcgttttgacgcaaGCAATTTGAAAATGACTAGATTTTGACCCGACAATTTGTTCTGCCATGTGTCAATTTGACGCATTTAAAATTTGACCCGCGCGTGACGGCGTGTCAgtcagttccatggtaataaatcccgttATACTCCTAATTGAGATTCATGCCCAAGTATTAAAAACTCGGTCTATACATCGAGGGGCTACCCCCCATGCAttgtttattttatcttttttgaTAAACATGTCACCATCTATAGAGTGTGTGCGCACTAACTTGGCACATGCATATGCGTTTAGAACAGGACCTTAGAATTAtagttcataataaaaaataaattcaaaactgCGAAAACATATTTGATTAATTGCTTTGTAAACACAACTATCccgtatttatttacaaaaaacacgACAGTTTCTTTTCGACCGTATTATCAATTGTCAACACTTAAATCCAAACTGCGAGAAAACCAATTGATTTTACAATGGACAGACCAATTAACGCGTATTTATTGACAAAGAACACAAGACGGTAAGGCACAGTTCTATGTGACTCTTTTGCGAAATTAAGTTTACACAACACAACAGATGATCATGAAAGCTCAAAGCATCCCTTTGAAGTGGAGCCTATTAGCGTCTAGCGAGTATTTGTTGAGGACTGTAAATTtatcttgtgtgacgtcattGGCTTGGAAAGTTTATTGCCCACGTGTACACAATCAGTAACGTTTGTGCACTGTATTAAATCGGATCGGACTTCTTGTTTGTCAAAGATCCGGTAATTAAAAAGTACTTTAAAGACGGTACCGAGAATCATTATTACACCTGTTTACtgtaaacaattattacaaaCGAAAAAGTTAAATGCTAATGGTGAGCGATTTATTACATATGGCGAATTAGTTGTGAAAATAACACCAGTAAAAATTTTTTGCGCCAATACTTTAATTTCAGTTCATGAATATTTCATCACGTCAGTTTATGGAACTGAAGTACAGCGTTTTTCTACCGCGCTCACCAATCACTATACAGTACAGGCAccatgtacttaaacaaacgccactcgccgcggtgttcatctcactgtgttaacctaccaatatgaaccccgcgatgggtgttcagataaAATGTCGCGGTGTCCGTTTGCCAAAAGGAGAACACCGCGAATcactaaagtttgtgtttcgtaatacatAGCATATTGGATTTTCGGTGCTTGTTTGGGAAATAAAACAAAGACTCAGTCGGTAGTTTTCtataggccttttgtactgacaaacataataattaatagtgcacatgcttatttaatatttagggataagaaacaaGGATTCTAGACACTTTGGAAGAAAGTCATcacggtgatcacgggtgttcccgtttCTTATTTCTGCTCAGTGATTGAGTCATTTTCCAGTACCCTAGAGATACAGATaatgatagcgtgcaatcgcggtGATTTCGGGTGTTCGCTAAACACTGCAGTCAGTAACTTGTCCGCCCCCGCGAAATGTAACCCATGgggaaaagtgaacaccgcggacaggcgtttttgttttaagtacacggtgcctgtactgtacatGTTGCTTtgtaaaacccgtgttttaaTAAGACCACGAAATTGATGCTGTCAAGTTCCACGCATGGAAAGCGTGAGTGTTCCAAAAGATTGGGTGCTGTAACTAAACATAGACTTGAAACTTGGTGCATGTATTTTATAGAATGAAAAACTTACATTAGAAATAATGCGCACAATGAGAAAGTTTGACCCATTGGAACTgcagaaaaatatgtcaatttacAACTAATGTATTGcagaacatatatttttaaagagtCAAAATACATTGTTCCCTTTATATGAATCATTTTGTATGCAAATTATGACATGTGGACTTCTAAATAAGATTAAGGCCTTTTTTACAAGTTGTTGGTCTGCCACGAAGAtagatatttataattaattgttgTCATTTATAAACTTATTGGTAACATTGATGTCTGTATTCATTATGATTGATTCATGTATTCCTGAATCCTGTTGCTTGATTTCTGTATTGCTTTACAAAGAAGATGtagtacataataataatatattttgtcaCTATCATTGTGAACCAATGTATTAACATTCttttatgttaatattgttatttaataatttaagaaaagCGATATAACTTTTTAATACATTGCGTTACTCTTAGACTACCTTTATGTAAAAAATGGAATAACACAGAAGAAAACACAATTCACAAACACTTATTtttgcgcttcaaaattgaccccagcatttttctaTTTGACTCCAccaaatttcagtccaggggtcattgactcctggtttttaaaatctattgaaatccctgattcAAGTTTAAGGAGTCTGTCTGTTTGTGCAAATTTTTGCTAGTCAGTTATACATTTTGTAACCGCCCTTGGTAACATtgtgggggtcacaatggggaaaccaaagatatttaaaaatagatcttgtcaaataatgaaaattatcgtttcaatttactgatatttctctattatccatcggaaagcattaaataaatattactattcAGTAAATAAATATACAGTAAATGATTTTTTATCTTTTTAGGACCAACAGCCAGATGAACGAAGAATACTTGTACCAAAAGAAAGCAAAAATTTATTCAGggtaaaaatatttttgtgatatTTGTTTCCCATTTTTTCTTATGGATGTTTAAGATGTTTTAAGGAATGTAGTCTATATATAGcattaaattcaaacaaaatgGTTAACTGATGTTGACCATTAtgataatttttgaacatttgaaGTGATGTTTTATTGAACTTAGTGTTGATTGATATATTGTATTATGAAATAAGGTGTAAATGCTTTTCCATGTACAATTATTGTTACATTATACAGTATATTTTGTAGTTTTACCCGAAACATGTGAATCTAGGTATTTAAACAGTTCAAATAACTAACATTTTTAAACCCTGAATTCAACTTGTTTTCTGTACGTATTTAGTTTCATGTCCCACGCAGAAGTTCAGACACAGAATCCTCACCATATTCTCTCTCACCAGTTGGTAGCAAAAGTCAGAAACTATTACGATCACCTAGAAAGGTAAGGCCTCAATCTGTTTATTTGTTCTTTAATAATGATCATTTCATCCTTTGTTACTGGAAATTGGAAATGTAGATACCAAATAGCCAATCGAAAAAACCCATCTTTAAATgtactttatgtacatgtataatattgtaATGATTGCATAAGTTAGCAGAAATCTTTAAAAAGTGTTCAATGCAACAAACTGATAGTGTGttatttggtaaaaatatcaGTTTGACATTTGTGTCCATATCATGTAACTTAAATTATTCACAaactattttgtatgtatttttcagGCTGTCCGAAAAATATCGAAGATACCATTTAAAGTATTAGATGCACCCGAACTTCAAGATGACTTCTATTTGAATCTTGTGGACTGGTCATCTCAAAATGTGCTCAGTGTTGGTCTGCATACATGTGTGTACTTGTGGAGTGCGTGCACCAGTCAGGTGACACGACTGTGTGATCTCTCAAACGACGGTGACAAAGTGACCTCAGTATCTTGGGCAGAGCGGGTAAGAACTGAatgttgtttgtgtgtttattattaagttattgcaaaattactTGAGCCTGATTAAGTTTTTGAAATATTCTTATTCCTGACCTGTTAACAAGAGTTTGGCATATGTGTCTTTTGACATTAAAAGTGTCAGTATGTCAGAAAGTTTATTTTATTGGcctttttttaaagcatattaatTATTTCTCTATATTTTTAATCTATTTAGGTTCAATGAGCCAAGCCCTTGGtcttggaaaacttggcttaatgcatgtgtgtaaaatatgtaagattagcctgtgaggtccaGACAGGGATGACTCTCTCCtcttaattaaccctttgcaggctgggaaatttgtcgtctgctaaactgttgtctgcttaatttctaaatttagcattttcttcgatttttttcaaagactactatcagaatagcaaacagtttggatcctgatgagacgccacgttctgtggtatctcatctggatccaaactgttagcacaggccttcaaaattcggttcccgcactgaaagagttaaactgtttttttgcttagaagagacttctttaaatgAGAAAATACGCAAAAGTGAAAAGCCTCTCCCGCACAGGCAACTAGtcagggaagacacttaatgcacatgcattaaacaagtAATCTGTGCATTTTAGGGCAATCTCGTAGCTGTGGGTACACATAAAGGGTATGTACAGATCTGGGATGTGGCAGCATCGAAAAAAATCAACACACTTGAGGGGCATAGTGCAAGAGTTGGTGAGTGGATAGCAATTATAGCAATTTTATGAGTTGCATTTTTCATTCTCATAAATATTATACTTCCTTTTTGAAAGAGGAAAGAACTTCTCAGTTTTCTATATTCTTATTAAATGTTAACATATCACAGATAGGAAAATGCATTTCTATGCAGTATGGAATTACAGATATATACAGATAAAGGAAGATAAGGCAAATGTTAAAATGCACATGTGTAAACAGTTTCAAACATCATTATTTACAAACTTAGGTGCTTTGGCATGGAACGGAGACATGCTGTCATCGGGTAGTCGAGATCGACTTATCCTTCAGCGAGATATACGCACACCATGCATCGCCCCAGAGCGACGTTTGACCGGCCATAGACAGGAAGTGTGTGGACTCAAATGGTCACCAGACCATCAGCACCTAGCCTCGGGGGGCAATGACAATAAATTGTTTGTGTGGAACATGAACAGTGTGTCCCCTGTGCAAACCTATACAGACCATCTAGCGGCTGTGAAGGCTATAGCGTGGTCTCCCCACCAGCATGGCTTGTTGGCCAGCGGGGGCGGTACTGCAGACAGATGTATTCGCTTCTGGAACACGCTTACAGGGCAACCATTACAGAGTGTGGACACTGGTTCTCAAGTGTGCAATCTCGCTTGGTCCAAACATTCTAACGAACTGGTATGAATCCTTTAAAGAAAATTATGTTAATGATCAGTACATGTCTTAGATCGCAACAATCTTAGATATATCTAAGTCATTTTTATGTCAACTTTTCAAAGAAAAGTCAAGCTTTTTCtatttgattaaattttgctGTTGTTGATGAGAAATTGCTCTTTAATACATAAATGGATGAAGTGAAAAATAAGTTCACTTTATATTGGACTTTCTGTTATTTATTGTTGACTGAACAAACCAGTCTGTACAAAAGACCAAATAATGGTCTAAAATTGTACGAATGGCTTGTAATCATACAGCAAAAAGAAgcaatctgttgttgtttttttgcaattgaTCCAATCTAATAATTTTTTGAGCCAATGtctcaatttttttaaatggctAAATTGGAAAACAATAGCGTTATTCCTGCGAGAACAAGAAAGCTCTTGTTATGTTGCATTTAAGTTTGAattaatttattgtattattgattgtatagTTTGTGTGTTACATTCACTATTGAATCTGTATTTGTCTCATCGTCCAGGTGAGCACCCACGGCTACTCTCAGAACCAGATCCTGGTGTGGAAGTACCCCTCTCTAGTCCAGATAGCCAAACTCACAGGCCATTCATTCAGAGTGTTGTACCTTGTATGTATTCATTCATTGATTATGGACTTGTATTCATACAGTAATGGATACTCATAAATTGTGATATGTCGCTACAAAGGTCTATGAAATAACTCACATTTAAAGAATACCAACAACAAATTCTGACTGTGTTTTATTAGTATTTCTTTTTAGTATGTGCTTCTACAAAAGATTAATTTTTAACTTCTTTGAAAATGATTATGTGAAAGTTATCATGTAACAATGGTCGATTTTACTTCACTTACATAAATATGaggaaaattatgaaaatatgctGATTTCTATATGTATCTTGCTGAAAActggatattttttattttcatcaaaactTGTATTAAATGATATGTTTCTAAATTTGTGCAAATTCCCTCCAGAGTCTGTAGTAATTGCAACATTGAGGCCATGATTGACTCACTCTGTCTTTGTCTAGACTGCATATAAGTTTACTCAGAAAATCTAAGGGCACTTTGGCCATCTTTTGAGTACACTACAGGATTAATGCACAGATTTAGCCAATACAAACATAGCTCGGTCTGATTGCAGGCAATGTCACCAGACGGTGAAGCCATAGTAACTGGTGCCGGGGATGAGACCCTTCGCTTCTGGAATGTCTTCAGTAAAACACGCTCCACTAAGGTAGGCTGGTGAACTAAGCTTTTAGATCACCATACTTGTGGGGATGGGTAATATTGAATATTGGTAACTTGGTATTTTTCTTTAAGCCTTAGTGAAGGACATATTGAAATTGAGCTGAATGGTAGACTATCCTTGTCTTTACATTTATCCTTTATGCCCCCTAAGTTATCAGTGATCAAACTTTGAGTATATAGAATTTGGTTTGATTTGCAGTGGCAATCATTGAAATTATGAAGATAATGATATTATAAGGATTTCTTCAGTTATTCCAGCACTCTCTCTGTCATTTAAATCGCATAGTAAAATGAATATCAGAAAGTAATTGTATAAGAGTGCATGTTGTGCATGAATTAAAATGCTGGAAATTAAGATTTGAATTTTGTTTCATTACAAGACAACTTGAAAATGTAATTGTACTATGTATAACAGTATGCTTTAAAAACATGCTCATTCAATGCCTGGTATTGTTTCAGGAGTCTAAGTCTGTGCTGAATTTGTTCACTCGTATCCGGTAAACTGTGTTCCAGTCAACTAGAAATTTGCCACCAAAAATCATGTCATTTggaattttacttgtactttATTTTGATTGATACATGCATGCAGCATTTTCACTGTGTATATGTTAATTTATAAAAGCCTTTGATATTTAGTTTGGTATGAATGCAGGTGTGGTGTGCCTAATCATGAGCAAATGGTTCATAATAAGTTGAAGATTCTGTGTATTTTCTCAGCTAAACTTGTGTTATTGATAAAGTTCAAGTCATTACTTTAAAATCATGATTTGTATTTTAATCTTTTCTTTGGTAAATCTACTTTACACTATTTTAGAactgttttattatcatatacacACACCCTTTATGTAATAGGTTATATTACAATTTTGTACATTTTTGGGGTACGGGCATTTTGTTGTGCTTTATTGTTTCTATCTTTTTATGggaattatacatgttttatgtattgGGAATTTCTAAACAAtgtggaaaaaaaaagaaaaagatacaTGTACATCTTCATTTGAGTAATTATGGCACATTATGATATGCTTGTCTTGATTGATTCAAGACAGCTATTCATTGTTAACAAGTTAAATAGATTACCTAAAGTGAGAATTCAGTTTTTTAATAAGAATTTTTGTTGCGGAATGTATCTCATTTAAAAAACTATATTTGACCATATGTACTCTGTGGACATCAGATTCTATTTAATACATATCCTTTCTTGGTTGGTGCATTTTAAATGCTTTTCTCACACTAAAGTTACTGGTTAAACtcttacaaataatacaaaaaccaGTTGTACAAAAAGAATTACTACCATATGGATTTTGCAAAGTTGGCTCTAATAGTAATAATTATCAACGTTATTATGCGTTACCGCTTGTATATATAGATAAAAGTATTAACAAATTATTAAATGGTTAAATTTGCATTGTAATTGTTTGTCAGATCAAAGTATTGGTGAAATTGGCCAGTAAAAGACACTTTGCTTTGGACATCAGACAACGGGTTGTGTTCTTCAATGCACTTTTGTAAGAAAAGCTATCAtttactttaagtaaaaaaaatgaagaGAAAAAGTATTTTCGATTCTTTCATCCCACGAAGATATAATAAACTATTattgcttttttcatatttaatattgttaattaaCAGTTGAGCCTGTAGACTTGTTTAAAATGGCaaatatacaatacaaaacaaatgaTGCTCAATTACAACATAGTATCAATCAATGTAGGTTGAAAGATTATTGTGAatgttgaaaatgttttattgtggATTGCTTGTAGAAATTGTGCAATAGTTTGATGTTTTTCCAGGTGAGAATATCATGCGTGATTTCTGTTGATTGTAGCGTAGCAAGAGTCTTttataatatattgtaaaaactgttttatttataattgtgttgTTTGATTCGTGTTCAGTTCTGTGTACGTTCTGCATTTCAGTtgttaacatatttatgtttatcatTTGTTCCAGTTTTAATTTCGTTTCATGTACTTGTACCATCTTTTAATAACAATTTGAGCTGCACTCTGGAGAAAcatggcataatgcatatgcagtCCAAGCAGGCTGATGTTGGATGACATTTTCTGTACAAAAAGGATTTTCTTCAACAAgagattaaaaaaagaaattcatgaaagcggaaagttgCAGTCTCTGCTAATCTTGAGACTACATAtaagcacatgctttaagcctggttttcccagagcaaggtgcAAATTCAAATGTGGCCAATTCTAAGTACAACATGCACATTAATTTCATATATGGTCACTGTTAGCTTGCAATTTATTGGAACTATTTCGATTTTTTCCTAATTTTGATTATCAGGACGCATTGTCCTCAGTATCATTCTTGCGATCTGATCTAGAATATCATATAGTAAAATTCAAATACATAAGACTAAGAAGCCCTGTTGAAGTCATTTCACAGACTTAGTGTTTTGCCATAGTGTCCTGTCCATATATGATAAACATGATAAAACAAATCATAATGTTTATCAAGCTTAATGAATATCTTCAATCAGTCTGATTATATTGTAAGGTATGTAATTAAAAGGGAAACATATTCAGTTATTAATTAACCGTGTAAGTAAATATGtattaaaaagtttatatt
This sequence is a window from Dreissena polymorpha isolate Duluth1 chromosome 16, UMN_Dpol_1.0, whole genome shotgun sequence. Protein-coding genes within it:
- the LOC127862549 gene encoding fizzy-related protein homolog, which translates into the protein MDPEYEKRLLRQQNGGSPYSSPYSSPLSLSPGSPLSSPSKDKYGDRFIPARAGAAWHINFNLNTESPRQSPVASRKAREVANDQAKDGLAYNCLLKNELLSAGIEDLKDQQPDERRILVPKESKNLFRFHVPRRSSDTESSPYSLSPVGSKSQKLLRSPRKAVRKISKIPFKVLDAPELQDDFYLNLVDWSSQNVLSVGLHTCVYLWSACTSQVTRLCDLSNDGDKVTSVSWAERGNLVAVGTHKGYVQIWDVAASKKINTLEGHSARVGALAWNGDMLSSGSRDRLILQRDIRTPCIAPERRLTGHRQEVCGLKWSPDHQHLASGGNDNKLFVWNMNSVSPVQTYTDHLAAVKAIAWSPHQHGLLASGGGTADRCIRFWNTLTGQPLQSVDTGSQVCNLAWSKHSNELVSTHGYSQNQILVWKYPSLVQIAKLTGHSFRVLYLAMSPDGEAIVTGAGDETLRFWNVFSKTRSTKESKSVLNLFTRIR